In Dehalococcoidia bacterium, one genomic interval encodes:
- a CDS encoding FHA domain-containing protein, producing MPQPQGPRSFDPYRILQLQPHAARDLIVESYWTLVARAKSHGNDAAIRALNAAYELLTTAERRAEYDLVHRYVQEELPPPDKKKHKDGKNGAKAAPDHYTLLAVSAEADVDVIELSYRIGMRRAAGYRPELVLMREQLTDAFQTLSDPQARAQYDATLAVARSSNGYVAMPEPAEGTGAAPGVPDFLSKKNKPRGGDPESAPRRKRGMFGLFEKREKRPVDGSVRRDNRLPAPPTTKVAEETARGDRLLELRPFGAEVLAGAMRRPPAPEQPPMAVLSVRGPLGEERVPLPPRTITIGSSEENDIILPGKRVAPEQARMWPHGDSFALRVTGRGQVRVNGVEPMLAVVLLEDADIVDINEYRLTFLNAPRR from the coding sequence ATGCCGCAGCCGCAAGGACCGCGCTCTTTCGACCCGTACCGGATCCTGCAACTGCAGCCGCATGCCGCGCGCGATCTCATCGTCGAGTCGTACTGGACGCTCGTGGCGCGCGCCAAGTCGCACGGCAACGACGCGGCGATCCGCGCGCTCAATGCCGCATATGAGCTGCTGACCACGGCCGAACGCCGCGCCGAATACGACCTCGTACACAGATACGTGCAGGAAGAACTACCGCCGCCAGACAAAAAGAAGCACAAGGACGGCAAGAACGGTGCGAAGGCGGCGCCCGACCACTACACGCTGCTCGCCGTTTCAGCCGAAGCTGACGTCGATGTCATCGAGCTTTCGTACCGCATTGGCATGCGACGGGCGGCGGGATACCGGCCCGAGCTGGTACTGATGCGCGAACAGCTCACAGATGCGTTCCAGACGCTGTCTGATCCGCAGGCGCGGGCGCAGTACGATGCCACGCTCGCCGTCGCGCGGTCCTCGAACGGTTACGTCGCGATGCCGGAGCCAGCCGAGGGCACGGGGGCCGCGCCCGGCGTGCCGGACTTCCTTTCGAAGAAGAACAAGCCGCGAGGCGGAGACCCCGAGAGCGCGCCGCGCAGGAAACGCGGCATGTTCGGCCTGTTCGAGAAGCGCGAGAAGAGGCCGGTGGACGGAAGTGTGCGGCGCGACAACCGCCTGCCGGCGCCGCCGACGACGAAGGTCGCCGAAGAGACCGCCAGGGGCGACCGGCTGTTGGAACTTCGGCCGTTTGGCGCAGAAGTGCTCGCCGGCGCGATGCGGCGGCCCCCCGCGCCCGAGCAACCGCCCATGGCAGTGCTCTCCGTCAGGGGCCCGCTGGGCGAAGAGCGCGTGCCGCTTCCGCCTCGGACGATCACGATCGGCTCCTCCGAAGAAAACGACATCATTCTGCCCGGAAAGCGCGTCGCGCCGGAGCAGGCGCGCATGTGGCCGCATGGCGACAGCTTCGCGCTGCGGGTGACGGGCCGCGGCCAGGTGCGGGTCAACGGCGTCGAGCCGATGCTGGCCGTCGTCCTGCTCGAAGACGCCGACATCGTCGACATCAACGAATATCGGCTGACGTTCCTCAACGCGCCGCGTCGCTAA
- a CDS encoding type II secretion system F family protein — protein sequence MPFFASLMVFGSVVLFGLWYVRSKNQMEDRVRALSAQRRAMLEQDDPFTQRIMFPMVHGFTTRVVNVMPTALIVRAGKWLEISNSSMNLGTFLTIVLVTTTLPAAAAFALAFSSAGAMPGGRTMFLILGIALFGLIAPLMLLRRGAKNRQNSFWKALPDSLDLLTTCVEAGLSLDFAFQRVADRQRGPVGEEISRMLREKALGQTRREALTGMAERIDLPDVNVFVNSVIQAETLGTGIGQVLRTQSRQLRMRRRQRAEQVARQAAPKMVFPLVFFVLPSLFIVVLGPIVINALDVVGSR from the coding sequence ATGCCGTTCTTCGCGTCGCTGATGGTGTTCGGGTCGGTCGTCCTCTTCGGGCTGTGGTACGTGCGCAGCAAGAACCAGATGGAAGACCGCGTGCGCGCGCTCTCCGCGCAACGCCGCGCGATGCTCGAGCAAGACGACCCCTTCACGCAGCGCATCATGTTCCCGATGGTGCACGGCTTCACGACGCGCGTCGTGAACGTCATGCCCACGGCGCTCATCGTGCGGGCGGGCAAGTGGCTCGAAATCTCGAACAGCAGCATGAACCTGGGCACGTTCCTGACGATCGTGCTGGTAACCACGACGCTGCCGGCGGCCGCCGCCTTTGCCCTGGCGTTCTCTTCGGCGGGAGCCATGCCGGGCGGGCGCACGATGTTCCTGATTCTCGGTATCGCCTTGTTTGGGCTGATCGCCCCGTTGATGCTGCTGCGCCGCGGCGCCAAGAACCGTCAGAACTCGTTCTGGAAGGCGCTCCCCGACAGCCTGGACCTGCTGACGACCTGCGTCGAGGCGGGCCTGAGCCTGGACTTCGCGTTTCAGCGCGTCGCCGACCGTCAGCGCGGGCCCGTCGGCGAAGAGATCAGCCGCATGCTGCGAGAAAAGGCGCTCGGGCAGACGCGCCGCGAAGCGCTCACCGGCATGGCCGAACGCATCGACCTGCCCGATGTCAACGTCTTCGTGAACTCCGTTATCCAGGCGGAGACGCTCGGCACAGGCATCGGCCAGGTGCTTCGCACGCAGTCCCGGCAGTTGCGCATGCGACGCCGTCAGCGCGCCGAACAGGTGGCACGCCAGGCGGCGCCCAAGATGGTGTTCCCGCTGGTATTCTTCGTCCTGCCGTCGTTATTCATCGTCGTGCTTGGTCCGATCGTGATCAATGCGCTGGACGTCGTGGGAAGCCGATAG
- a CDS encoding type II secretion system F family protein, translating into MEMLAALCTGFAVMLFVLYVGRRRLSRPEIVRIQRLADEPAPTRQVISWDDLRRRGPSSLPFLRDVLLQSKWALGMQSEIEQAGLRLRVGEYLIARGAIAVVAFVMLAALTGGAAIGLVIAAVAAVVGWLAPRVWLRMLRRRRVEQISKQLPEATQMLSSALRAGFAFQHGIDMVSRQTEPPLADEFTRVMVDLNIGMGVDEAMLSLLARADSEDMNLVVTAVLVQRASGGNLAEIMDTVSETMRERERLVGEVKTMTSQQRFSGTVLTFWPVGLLGLFALMNWDQTSLLFTTGAGQMLLLVGGGLQLLGYLTIRRILDIEI; encoded by the coding sequence ATGGAAATGCTGGCGGCGCTGTGTACCGGGTTCGCTGTCATGCTTTTCGTGTTGTACGTGGGGCGCCGACGGCTTTCGCGGCCGGAGATCGTGCGCATCCAGCGACTGGCGGACGAACCGGCTCCCACGCGACAGGTGATCTCCTGGGACGACCTGCGACGGCGTGGCCCTTCGAGCCTGCCCTTCCTCCGCGACGTACTGCTGCAAAGCAAGTGGGCGCTTGGCATGCAGTCGGAGATCGAGCAAGCGGGGCTGCGGCTGCGCGTTGGCGAATATCTCATTGCGCGGGGCGCGATTGCCGTCGTCGCGTTCGTGATGCTTGCCGCCTTGACCGGCGGCGCCGCCATCGGACTCGTCATCGCAGCGGTGGCCGCCGTCGTCGGCTGGCTGGCGCCGCGCGTGTGGCTGCGCATGCTGCGGCGGCGCCGCGTCGAGCAGATATCCAAACAGCTCCCGGAAGCGACGCAGATGCTCTCGAGCGCGCTGCGCGCCGGCTTCGCGTTTCAGCACGGCATCGACATGGTGTCGCGGCAGACGGAGCCGCCCCTCGCCGACGAATTCACGCGCGTCATGGTCGACCTGAACATCGGCATGGGTGTCGACGAAGCGATGCTCAGCCTGCTCGCGCGCGCTGACTCCGAGGACATGAACCTCGTCGTGACGGCGGTGCTCGTGCAGCGCGCAAGCGGTGGCAACCTGGCCGAGATCATGGACACCGTCAGCGAGACGATGCGCGAGCGCGAGCGCCTGGTCGGCGAAGTGAAGACGATGACATCGCAGCAACGGTTCTCCGGCACCGTGCTGACGTTCTGGCCGGTGGGACTGCTCGGCCTGTTCGCGCTCATGAACTGGGACCAAACGTCACTGCTCTTCACGACGGGGGCCGGCCAAATGCTGCTGCTCGTCGGCGGCGGCCTGCAGTTGCTGGGCTATCTCACCATCCGCCGCATCCTGGACATCGAGATCTAG
- a CDS encoding CpaF family protein: MAIDTTFGNGRYEFRIDDEEGDGDYFDAVHMVHQKMLQEMDMKSIEKLDTEHATEAVTVAARQMVLQTYPSLLGDDRERVIKRVIDEAIGYGPIQPLIEDDNVSEVMVNAPEEIYYERDGILYLSSLRFKDGTHIMRIVERIIAPLGRRVDESSPYVDARLPDGSRVNIVIPPLVPRSPTVTIRKFRREKFKIDDLIGNGTMTEETAEFMLACVRQRLNIVISGGTGTGKTTLLNALSSAIPNSERIISIEDPIEMRLQQPHVIAMEARPPNIEGRNEIAQRDLVRNALRMRPDRIIIGEVRSAEAFDMLQAMNTGHEGSLTTVHANSPRDAVIRIENMVMMAGFDLPVRTIREQIASAIHVIVQIARFSDGRRRIVQVTEVTGREGDMVSTQDLFEFNQRGLDDKGRVMGDLRPTGIVPSFADEFALSGISLAAMGFGMQG, translated from the coding sequence ATGGCGATCGATACGACCTTCGGCAACGGCCGGTACGAGTTCCGCATCGACGACGAAGAAGGCGACGGCGACTACTTCGACGCGGTACACATGGTGCACCAGAAGATGCTGCAAGAGATGGACATGAAGTCCATCGAGAAGCTCGATACGGAGCACGCGACGGAAGCCGTGACCGTGGCCGCACGCCAGATGGTGCTGCAGACGTATCCCTCGCTCCTGGGCGATGACCGCGAGCGCGTCATCAAGCGCGTGATCGATGAAGCGATCGGCTACGGGCCGATCCAGCCCCTGATCGAAGACGACAACGTCTCCGAAGTCATGGTGAACGCGCCGGAGGAGATCTACTACGAGCGCGACGGCATCCTGTACCTGAGTTCGCTCAGGTTCAAGGACGGCACGCACATCATGCGGATCGTCGAGCGGATCATCGCGCCGCTCGGGCGCCGCGTCGATGAGTCGTCTCCGTACGTGGACGCGCGCTTGCCCGATGGCTCGCGCGTGAACATCGTCATTCCGCCGCTCGTGCCGCGCAGCCCCACGGTCACGATCCGGAAGTTCCGGCGCGAAAAGTTCAAGATCGATGACCTCATCGGCAACGGGACGATGACGGAAGAGACGGCGGAGTTCATGCTGGCGTGCGTGCGCCAGCGGCTGAACATCGTCATCAGCGGCGGTACCGGTACCGGCAAGACGACGCTGCTGAACGCGCTCTCATCGGCGATCCCGAACAGCGAACGCATCATCTCCATCGAGGACCCGATCGAGATGCGCCTGCAGCAGCCGCACGTGATCGCCATGGAGGCGCGCCCGCCCAACATCGAAGGCAGGAACGAGATCGCCCAGCGCGACCTGGTGCGCAACGCGCTCCGCATGCGCCCCGACCGCATCATCATCGGCGAGGTGCGCTCGGCTGAGGCATTCGACATGCTCCAGGCGATGAACACCGGTCACGAGGGCTCGCTGACGACGGTACACGCCAACTCGCCGCGCGACGCCGTCATTCGCATCGAAAACATGGTGATGATGGCCGGGTTCGACCTGCCGGTGCGGACGATCCGCGAGCAGATCGCGTCGGCGATCCACGTGATCGTGCAAATCGCCCGCTTCTCCGATGGCCGGAGGCGCATCGTGCAGGTCACCGAAGTCACCGGTCGCGAAGGCGACATGGTGAGCACGCAAGACCTCTTCGAATTCAACCAGCGCGGCCTCGATGACAAGGGGCGCGTCATGGGCGACCTCCGCCCGACGGGCATCGTCCCGTCGTTCGCGGACGAGTTTGCGCTGAGCGGCATATCGCTCGCCGCGATGGGCTTCGGGATGCAGGGATAG
- a CDS encoding response regulator: protein MAKTPSALIVDTDIQARFDVKQVVKACGLTIAGECGFGMEAVSTANELRPDVVLIGIMEPMERPLQTAESLQSLLPETPILVYSELKDVETIRKAMMAGARDFLTKPIKPETLRASVLASLEAEEKKKLRQLGQLPTAATSGTIVTIFGAKGGIGKSTISTNVAVALARMERSSVCVVDLDNGFGDIAGMLDVKPERTLADLVRDVDQLDRDDIQRYVTRHELTELDVLAGPTVLEWRRISPDEVRRVVEVLAQNYDTVILDTSGMLNELAEMAVEMATIVLWVTTTEYASVKDSLEAMRALKLLSYSQERVRIVMNAISPDDGVRPSVVQDALQRDVFWTIPYDKKVRQGTHLGQPIVITAPQSIAAKSLTDLATIIHGGRIEKGGRLLSGFRWRSGGGAQQMAEAGG from the coding sequence GTGGCCAAAACACCGTCAGCGCTGATTGTAGACACGGACATCCAGGCGCGCTTCGACGTGAAGCAGGTCGTGAAAGCATGCGGCCTGACGATTGCGGGGGAGTGCGGATTCGGCATGGAAGCCGTGTCAACCGCGAACGAGTTGCGCCCTGACGTGGTGCTCATCGGCATCATGGAGCCCATGGAGCGGCCGCTGCAGACGGCTGAGTCGCTGCAAAGCCTGCTCCCGGAGACGCCGATCCTGGTGTACTCGGAGTTAAAGGACGTCGAGACGATCCGCAAGGCGATGATGGCGGGCGCGCGCGACTTCCTCACCAAGCCGATCAAGCCGGAGACGCTGCGCGCTTCGGTGCTCGCTTCGCTGGAAGCCGAAGAGAAGAAGAAGCTGCGCCAACTCGGCCAGTTGCCGACCGCCGCGACGTCCGGCACGATCGTGACGATCTTCGGCGCCAAGGGCGGCATCGGCAAGTCGACGATCTCGACGAACGTCGCGGTGGCGCTGGCGCGCATGGAGCGCTCTTCGGTCTGCGTGGTAGACCTCGACAACGGCTTCGGCGATATCGCCGGCATGCTCGACGTGAAGCCCGAACGCACGCTCGCCGACCTGGTGCGCGACGTCGACCAGCTCGACCGCGACGACATCCAGCGCTACGTGACGCGCCACGAGCTGACGGAGCTGGACGTGCTCGCCGGCCCGACCGTGCTCGAATGGCGCCGCATCTCGCCGGACGAAGTGCGCCGCGTCGTCGAGGTGCTGGCGCAGAACTACGACACGGTGATTCTCGACACGTCGGGCATGCTCAACGAACTGGCGGAGATGGCCGTCGAGATGGCGACGATCGTGCTGTGGGTGACGACGACGGAGTACGCGAGCGTCAAGGACTCCCTGGAAGCGATGCGCGCGCTCAAGCTGCTCTCGTATTCGCAGGAGCGCGTGCGCATCGTCATGAACGCGATCTCGCCCGATGACGGCGTCCGGCCGAGCGTGGTGCAGGATGCGCTGCAGCGCGACGTGTTCTGGACCATCCCCTACGACAAGAAGGTGCGCCAGGGCACCCACCTGGGCCAGCCGATCGTGATCACCGCACCGCAGTCGATCGCGGCGAAGAGCCTGACCGACCTTGCGACGATCATCCATGGCGGCCGCATCGAGAAGGGCGGGAGGCTGCTCAGCGGGTTCCGCTGGCGGTCAGGCGGCGGGGCGCAGCAGATGGCAGAGGCGGGCGGCTAA
- the cpaB gene encoding Flp pilus assembly protein CpaB, whose translation MARTLTAGGPDRANRMIFFGAVGLALLAALLVFAALANFGGDGGTASIGDTLEVVVASQDISPGDEITGDMVELASLPVSVLVDDAFTETSLVVGTTANARLLRGDQLAPSKVQGLGDEEADGVAFIIPDGMRAVAVSVTEETAGGGNILPGDHVDVVVVAATTVDGVDITRGVLLLQDIEVLAVAQETLRPVTRVDVAGEPLETEDSEGTLSSRDGAEEDPDAATVTLSVFPEDAPLLAVAQEEGAVYLVLRAIGDGGTVDGVERVLP comes from the coding sequence ATGGCACGAACACTGACCGCAGGCGGCCCGGACCGGGCGAACCGGATGATCTTCTTCGGCGCGGTGGGCCTTGCGCTGCTGGCGGCGTTGCTGGTGTTCGCGGCGCTCGCGAACTTCGGCGGCGATGGCGGCACCGCCTCGATCGGCGACACGTTGGAAGTCGTCGTGGCGTCGCAGGACATCAGCCCCGGCGACGAGATCACCGGCGACATGGTCGAACTGGCGTCATTGCCGGTGAGCGTGCTGGTGGATGACGCGTTCACCGAAACGTCGCTCGTCGTGGGCACGACGGCGAACGCACGTCTCTTGCGCGGCGACCAGCTTGCGCCTTCAAAGGTGCAGGGCCTGGGCGACGAAGAGGCCGATGGTGTCGCCTTCATCATCCCGGACGGGATGCGAGCAGTCGCCGTATCGGTGACAGAAGAGACGGCCGGCGGCGGCAACATCTTGCCGGGCGATCACGTCGACGTGGTGGTCGTCGCGGCGACGACCGTGGACGGTGTCGATATCACGCGCGGCGTGCTGCTCCTGCAGGACATCGAGGTGTTGGCGGTGGCGCAGGAGACCCTGCGACCCGTCACGCGCGTCGATGTAGCCGGCGAGCCGCTTGAGACGGAAGACTCGGAAGGCACACTCTCCTCGCGAGATGGCGCGGAAGAAGACCCGGATGCGGCCACCGTGACGCTCTCCGTATTCCCGGAGGACGCGCCGCTGCTCGCGGTCGCGCAGGAAGAAGGCGCCGTTTACCTTGTGCTCCGTGCCATCGGCGATGGCGGGACGGTGGACGGAGTGGAGCGGGTGTTGCCGTAG
- a CDS encoding TadE family protein: MIGRRNVRERGQGIVEFAVIFPIFAFLLFAVIDGGLVMGRYNNANQAAGVGARLAATNTPVSTVRSAIQDQMHGEMSGLTCDDSEDDVCIDFRTGPNGEAAGDVGSIVVVYVRYEYDLITPIVGNATGGDWDIDACSVQRVERPISGSNLSFDQNVTEC; encoded by the coding sequence ATGATTGGCAGACGGAACGTCCGAGAGCGCGGACAGGGCATTGTTGAGTTCGCGGTGATCTTTCCGATCTTCGCGTTCTTGCTCTTTGCCGTCATCGACGGCGGCCTCGTCATGGGCCGCTACAACAACGCAAACCAGGCGGCGGGCGTCGGCGCCCGGCTGGCGGCCACCAACACGCCGGTGAGCACCGTCCGCTCGGCAATACAGGATCAGATGCACGGCGAGATGTCCGGCCTGACGTGCGATGACAGCGAAGACGATGTGTGCATCGACTTCCGCACCGGGCCGAACGGCGAAGCGGCCGGCGACGTGGGCTCCATCGTCGTCGTGTACGTGCGCTACGAGTACGACCTGATCACACCCATCGTGGGTAATGCCACGGGTGGAGACTGGGACATCGACGCCTGTAGCGTGCAGCGCGTCGAACGGCCCATATCCGGATCCAATCTGAGTTTTGACCAGAACGTCACGGAATGTTGA
- a CDS encoding MFS transporter — translation MTGAQRLPVPQRTTTGQPRVPLLLALSSLGAVLAPLNSTMIAVALPEIRQEFDLSHAAVGWLISGYLIAMAVAQPLGGRLGDQIGRTRVLRTGLLAFLAFSIAATFAPSFAFLVVFRIGQAIAGAVLIPNGMAMLRTMAPPDQLGRLNGLNGSILSAAAAAGPLLGAAALAMGSWRLVFPLSVPLVLVALVLLQRFHIHEERGPARTPIDWAGTALFVGLLTAVTLQLASLREGDGAVETVLRWAALVALALAFAWRQYVTTSPAAEWRLFRVRSFAASSAWILLTNLSMYTTLLMIPFFVRDVQGKSTEVAGLLLGAMSVLVAITSPFGGHLSDAWGRRPLALIGSALAFGGSLVLLLGLSSGVSAFYLAFSLAMVGVGLGLGIGAATTAAIESAPAMFAGAASGTSSMMRYAGSILGAGALAGVLRDGGSGAADVDTFRLVALAVVITAALAVAASVFIHRFVAQPIVAVGDSDPGTAMASRGAAAR, via the coding sequence GTGACCGGCGCCCAACGACTGCCGGTCCCACAACGCACGACGACGGGCCAGCCAAGAGTACCGCTGCTGCTCGCGCTGTCGTCGCTGGGCGCCGTGCTGGCGCCGCTCAACTCGACCATGATCGCCGTCGCGCTGCCGGAGATCCGGCAGGAGTTCGACCTGAGTCACGCGGCGGTGGGCTGGCTGATCTCCGGCTACCTCATCGCGATGGCGGTGGCGCAGCCGCTCGGCGGCCGGCTCGGCGATCAGATCGGCCGCACGCGCGTGTTGCGGACGGGGCTGCTGGCGTTCCTGGCGTTTTCCATTGCCGCGACGTTCGCGCCCTCGTTTGCGTTTCTCGTCGTCTTCCGCATCGGCCAGGCGATCGCAGGTGCGGTGCTCATCCCCAACGGCATGGCGATGCTGCGCACGATGGCGCCGCCGGATCAACTCGGGCGGCTCAACGGCCTCAACGGGTCGATCCTTTCCGCGGCGGCCGCGGCGGGGCCGCTGCTGGGCGCGGCGGCGCTCGCGATGGGCTCGTGGCGACTCGTTTTCCCGTTGAGCGTGCCACTCGTGCTCGTGGCGCTTGTGCTGCTGCAGAGGTTCCACATACACGAAGAGCGTGGGCCGGCTCGCACGCCGATCGACTGGGCGGGCACCGCATTGTTCGTCGGGCTGCTGACGGCGGTGACGCTGCAACTGGCATCGTTACGCGAAGGGGACGGCGCCGTGGAGACCGTGCTACGTTGGGCCGCGCTCGTCGCCTTGGCACTGGCGTTCGCGTGGCGGCAATACGTGACAACGTCGCCGGCTGCGGAGTGGCGCCTGTTCCGCGTGCGCTCGTTCGCAGCTTCGAGCGCGTGGATCTTGCTGACAAACCTGTCGATGTACACGACGCTGCTGATGATCCCGTTCTTCGTCCGCGACGTGCAGGGGAAGAGCACGGAGGTCGCCGGCCTGCTGCTCGGCGCGATGTCCGTGCTGGTGGCGATCACGTCGCCGTTCGGCGGCCATCTGTCGGACGCGTGGGGCAGGCGCCCGCTCGCCCTGATAGGTTCCGCGCTGGCGTTCGGCGGTTCCCTCGTGCTGCTGCTCGGCCTGAGCAGCGGCGTTAGCGCGTTCTACCTGGCGTTCAGCCTGGCGATGGTCGGTGTCGGGCTGGGTCTTGGCATCGGCGCGGCGACGACGGCGGCCATCGAATCGGCGCCGGCGATGTTCGCGGGCGCGGCATCGGGCACGAGTTCGATGATGCGGTACGCCGGGAGCATTTTGGGCGCGGGCGCGCTGGCGGGCGTGCTGCGCGACGGAGGCAGCGGAGCCGCTGACGTCGACACGTTCCGCCTGGTGGCGCTGGCGGTCGTGATCACGGCGGCGCTGGCCGTCGCGGCGTCCGTATTCATTCACAGGTTCGTCGCGCAGCCGATCGTCGCCGTCGGCGACAGCGATCCCGGCACGGCGATGGCGTCGCGCGGAGCGGCGGCGCGGTAA
- a CDS encoding PEP/pyruvate-binding domain-containing protein, which produces MRPIRWLGDDDCHLHEAVGGKAATLSRFASVHQVPPGFAVAALPAAIASLPDHLQAEIQRAYNVLSERRGGNDVPVAVRSSAIDEDGAAASFAGQHDTYLNVRGALAVVDAVHRCVRSAISGEALAYRSQRGIALEDVLIAVLVQELVPSDVSAVVFSANPLNGERDEVMINANWGLGESIVGGSSTPDTFIVSKAQFQVSWRDISHKERMTVLCDNGTAETDVPLDMRSRPSLDDDQILRMARLALSLEEAAGYPVDLECAIADDVLYLLQCRPITTLG; this is translated from the coding sequence ATGAGGCCGATACGCTGGCTAGGTGACGACGATTGCCATCTGCACGAAGCGGTCGGCGGCAAAGCGGCGACCCTGAGCCGCTTCGCTTCCGTGCACCAGGTGCCGCCTGGTTTCGCCGTCGCGGCGCTGCCGGCGGCGATCGCTTCGCTGCCGGATCATTTGCAGGCCGAGATCCAGCGCGCGTACAACGTCCTCAGCGAGCGTCGCGGCGGGAACGACGTCCCGGTGGCCGTGCGCTCGTCCGCAATAGACGAGGACGGAGCGGCGGCATCGTTCGCGGGACAGCACGACACGTATCTCAATGTACGGGGCGCCCTGGCCGTCGTCGATGCGGTACACCGCTGTGTGCGCTCGGCGATATCGGGCGAAGCGCTGGCGTATCGCTCGCAGCGGGGCATCGCGCTGGAGGATGTGCTGATCGCCGTGCTCGTGCAGGAGCTTGTGCCTTCGGACGTGTCGGCGGTGGTATTCAGCGCGAATCCGCTGAACGGCGAGCGCGACGAAGTGATGATCAACGCCAACTGGGGCCTTGGCGAGAGCATCGTTGGCGGCAGCTCGACGCCCGACACGTTCATCGTCTCGAAGGCGCAGTTCCAGGTGTCCTGGCGCGATATCTCGCACAAGGAGCGCATGACCGTCCTCTGCGACAACGGCACGGCGGAAACCGATGTGCCGCTGGACATGCGCTCGCGACCGAGCCTGGACGACGACCAGATCCTGCGGATGGCGAGGCTCGCGCTTTCGCTGGAGGAAGCAGCGGGGTACCCGGTCGACCTCGAGTGCGCCATCGCGGACGACGTGCTCTACCTGCTGCAGTGCCGTCCGATCACCACGCTCGGGTGA